A window from Pseudomonas sp. Tri1 encodes these proteins:
- a CDS encoding HlyD family type I secretion periplasmic adaptor subunit produces the protein MSKDRDMNLEQPQILERPEHGARFFTRLGWALVILGAGSFFTWASLAPLDQGIPVQGTVVVSGKRKAVQSMSSGVVSRILVREGESVKQGQALFRLDQTQAAADVQSLQAQYRMAWASLARWQSERDNLGQVSFPTQLSQDSDPRLALVLEGQRQLFSSRREAFAREQSALRANIEGATAQLAGMRRARSDLTAQADSLRLQLGNLQPLADNGYIPRNRLLDYQRQLSQVQQELAQNSGESGRVEQGIVESRLKLQQHNEEYQKEVRSQLAEAQLKSETLQQQLKSAGFELQHSEILATADGIAVNLGVHTEGAVVRQGDTLLEIVPQGTRLEVEGHLPVHLIDKVGAHLPVDILFTAFNQNRTPRVSGEVSLVSADQMLDEKTGAPYYVLRSSVSDVAMEKLNGLVIKPGMPAEMFVRTGERSLLNYLFKPLLDRAGSALTEE, from the coding sequence ATGAGCAAGGATCGCGACATGAACCTCGAACAACCTCAAATCCTCGAACGTCCCGAACATGGCGCGCGGTTCTTCACCCGCCTGGGCTGGGCACTGGTGATTCTTGGTGCGGGCAGCTTTTTCACTTGGGCCAGCCTGGCGCCGTTGGACCAGGGTATCCCGGTGCAGGGCACCGTGGTGGTGTCCGGCAAGCGCAAAGCCGTACAGTCGATGAGCAGCGGCGTGGTCAGCAGGATCCTGGTGCGCGAAGGCGAGTCGGTGAAGCAGGGCCAGGCGCTGTTTCGTCTCGACCAGACCCAGGCCGCCGCCGATGTGCAATCGTTGCAAGCCCAGTATCGGATGGCCTGGGCCAGCCTGGCGCGCTGGCAGAGCGAGCGGGACAACCTCGGGCAAGTGAGTTTCCCGACGCAACTGAGCCAAGACTCGGACCCGCGCCTGGCATTGGTGCTCGAAGGCCAGCGGCAACTGTTCAGCAGTCGCCGCGAAGCGTTTGCCCGGGAACAGTCCGCGTTGCGTGCCAACATCGAAGGCGCCACGGCGCAACTGGCGGGCATGCGCCGGGCCCGCAGTGACCTCACGGCCCAGGCCGACTCCCTGCGCCTGCAACTGGGTAACCTGCAACCCTTGGCGGATAATGGTTACATCCCGCGCAACCGCTTGCTGGACTATCAACGCCAATTGTCACAAGTGCAGCAGGAACTGGCGCAGAACAGCGGCGAAAGCGGGCGGGTGGAGCAGGGGATCGTCGAGTCCCGGCTGAAGCTGCAGCAACACAACGAGGAATACCAGAAAGAAGTGCGCAGCCAGTTGGCAGAGGCCCAGCTCAAGAGCGAAACCCTGCAACAGCAACTGAAATCCGCCGGGTTCGAGCTGCAACACAGCGAGATCCTCGCCACCGCCGACGGCATCGCCGTCAATCTCGGCGTACACACCGAAGGCGCCGTGGTGCGCCAGGGTGACACTTTGCTGGAAATCGTGCCCCAGGGCACGCGGCTGGAAGTGGAGGGGCACTTGCCGGTGCACCTGATCGACAAGGTCGGCGCCCATTTGCCGGTGGACATTCTCTTCACCGCCTTCAACCAGAACCGCACGCCACGGGTGTCGGGGGAGGTCAGCCTGGTGTCTGCCGACCAGATGCTCGATGAGAAAACCGGCGCGCCGTATTACGTGCTGCGCAGCAGCGTCAGCGACGTGGCGATGGAAAAGCTCAACGGACTGGTGATCAAGCCGGGCATGCCGGCGGAAATGTTCGTGCGCACCGGCGAGCGCTCGCTCCTCAACTACTTGTTCAAACCACTGCTCGACCGAGCCGGCTCTGCGTTGACCGAAGAATAA
- a CDS encoding TolC family outer membrane protein has translation MKRFYWLAALTAAVCNNVWAMGPFDVYEQALRNDPVYLGAIKERDAGLENRAIGRAGLLPQLGYSYNKGRNKSKVTYLNERGASQHDDRNYSSYGSSLTLQQPLLDYEAYAAYRKGVAQALFADESFRGKSQELLVRVLSYYTQALFAQDQIDIALAKKKAFEQQFRQNEHMFRQGEGTRTDILEAESRYELATAEEIEARNEQDASLRELGALIGVPALDIGDLAPLNDTFQTFPLQPANFDTWHELAVSNNPNLASQRQAVDVARFEVERNRAGHLPKVSAYATMRQNESESGNTYNQRYDTNTIGLEVSVPLYAGGGVSASTRQASRSMEQAEYELDAKTRETLIELRRQFSACVSGVNKLRAYQKALASAEALVVSTRQSILGGERVNLDALNAEQQLYTTRRDLAQARYDYLMAWTKLHYYAGTLGEQDLAKVDEAFVPRTR, from the coding sequence ATGAAGCGCTTTTACTGGCTCGCCGCGTTGACGGCGGCTGTCTGCAATAACGTCTGGGCCATGGGCCCGTTCGACGTCTACGAACAGGCTTTGCGCAATGACCCGGTGTATCTGGGGGCGATCAAGGAGCGCGACGCGGGCCTGGAAAACCGCGCCATTGGCCGCGCCGGGCTGTTGCCACAGCTGGGCTACAGCTACAACAAGGGTCGCAACAAGTCCAAGGTCACCTATCTCAACGAGCGCGGCGCCAGCCAGCATGATGACCGTAACTACAGCAGCTACGGTTCCAGCCTGACCCTGCAACAACCGTTGCTGGACTACGAAGCGTATGCGGCCTATCGCAAAGGTGTGGCCCAGGCGTTGTTCGCTGACGAAAGCTTTCGCGGCAAGAGCCAGGAACTGCTGGTGCGGGTGCTTAGCTATTACACCCAGGCGCTTTTCGCCCAGGACCAGATCGACATCGCCCTGGCCAAGAAAAAGGCTTTCGAACAGCAGTTTCGCCAGAACGAGCACATGTTTCGCCAAGGCGAGGGCACCCGCACCGATATCCTTGAGGCCGAGTCGCGTTATGAGTTGGCAACCGCCGAAGAAATCGAGGCCCGCAACGAGCAAGACGCCTCGTTGCGTGAGCTTGGCGCACTGATTGGCGTTCCGGCCCTGGATATCGGTGACCTTGCGCCGCTGAACGACACCTTTCAGACCTTCCCCCTGCAGCCAGCCAATTTCGACACCTGGCACGAACTGGCAGTGAGCAACAACCCCAACCTGGCGTCCCAGCGGCAGGCCGTGGACGTGGCGCGCTTCGAGGTCGAACGCAACCGCGCCGGACACCTGCCAAAAGTCAGCGCCTACGCGACGATGCGCCAGAACGAGTCAGAAAGTGGCAACACTTACAACCAACGCTACGACACCAACACCATTGGCCTGGAAGTCAGCGTGCCGCTGTACGCCGGTGGCGGCGTCTCGGCCTCGACCCGCCAGGCCAGCCGCAGCATGGAGCAGGCCGAGTACGAACTGGACGCCAAGACCCGCGAAACCCTGATCGAACTGCGCCGTCAGTTCAGCGCCTGCGTCTCGGGCGTGAACAAACTGCGGGCCTACCAGAAAGCCCTTGCTTCCGCCGAAGCGCTGGTGGTCTCGACCCGGCAAAGCATCCTCGGCGGCGAGCGGGTCAACCTCGACGCCCTCAACGCCGAACAACAGCTTTACACCACCCGCCGCGACCTGGCTCAAGCCCGCTATGACTACCTGATGGCCTGGACCAAGTTGCACTACTACGCCGGCACCTTGGGGGAGCAGGACCTGGCCAAAGTGGATGAGGCGTTTGTGCCCCGGACCCGGTGA